Within Deinococcota bacterium, the genomic segment GGCAGAAGATGGCTGTGCATGATATATGATGACGATATATAATGATATAATGAAGCCATGAGAACCATCGTTGATCTGCCGGAAAATAAGCTTCGGGAGCTTACCGAACTCAGCAAAAAAGAGAACGTGTCACGAGCGGAACTGATCAGGCGGGCGGTCGCGGAGTACTTGGAAAGACGTGCCGAGGTCGGGATGGATGACGCCTTCGGCCTGTGGAAAGACGATCCGCTGGA encodes:
- a CDS encoding ribbon-helix-helix domain-containing protein, whose amino-acid sequence is MRTIVDLPENKLRELTELSKKENVSRAELIRRAVAEYLERRAEVGMDDAFGLWKDDPLDGLEYEARLRSEWS